A single Pseudomonas lutea DNA region contains:
- the lapD gene encoding cyclic di-GMP receptor LapD translates to MSLFKQLLIAICLFLVVAFAGSFVVSLESSRAQYVNQLRSHAQDAATSLALSLTSNIDDPAMVELLVSSIFDSGYYASIRVVDLASGDAIVERSATPDNQGVPQWFIDAIGLEPAGGEGVVSRGWQQTARVEVVSHPMFALAKLWQSALGSLGWLLVCGVVSAILGAMLLRRQLKPLDYMVAQSQAIGRREFLTLPELPRTPELRRVVQAMNQMVEKLKALFQESTERSEKLRIESYQDSLTGLSNRRYFDMQLNAHVSHLEDGRAGYLMLLRVKDLAGLNQRLGGKRTDALLVAVAEQLVRHCEKYPETRNLISRSRGGEFAVLAPGMVHHEAVQWVQNLEAALQSLEATGASDVSPVAHMGLAPYSPGDASLTLLALADQALSQAESGGEQSWYCIERGAIGDLGEDQHEWHRTLDRALAHGRFQLFFQPVVASGDGTTVLHYKVLSRLVDADGVTIPAGRFLPWLERFGWSSRLDLLMLREVLAHLGTHNERLALNLSAATLNDAAAMNEVFAALRQHPKLGPRLTLEIGEEQVPEQAVLEKLTRRLQEAGYSLALQRFGGRFSMIGNLAHLGLAYLKIDGGYIRAIDEESHKRLFIEAVQRAAHSIDLPLIAERVETEGERRVIVEMGIEGVQGRLFGDPAPWK, encoded by the coding sequence ATGTCTCTGTTCAAACAGCTGTTGATCGCAATCTGTCTGTTTTTGGTGGTCGCGTTTGCGGGGAGTTTTGTCGTCAGCCTCGAAAGCTCGCGGGCGCAGTACGTCAATCAGTTGCGCTCGCACGCTCAGGACGCCGCCACGTCGCTGGCGTTGTCGCTGACGTCCAACATCGACGACCCGGCGATGGTCGAGTTGCTGGTGTCGTCGATCTTCGACAGCGGTTATTACGCGAGCATCCGTGTGGTGGACTTGGCGAGCGGCGACGCGATTGTCGAGCGCAGTGCGACGCCGGACAACCAGGGCGTGCCGCAGTGGTTCATCGATGCGATCGGGCTGGAGCCGGCGGGCGGCGAGGGGGTTGTCAGCCGGGGCTGGCAGCAGACTGCGCGGGTCGAGGTGGTGAGCCATCCGATGTTCGCGTTGGCCAAGTTGTGGCAGAGCGCGCTGGGCAGCCTGGGTTGGTTGCTGGTGTGCGGCGTGGTCAGTGCGATTCTGGGGGCGATGCTGTTGCGTCGTCAGCTTAAGCCGCTGGACTACATGGTGGCGCAATCCCAGGCGATTGGTCGTCGCGAGTTTCTGACGCTGCCCGAGCTGCCGCGCACGCCTGAGCTGCGGCGGGTGGTGCAGGCGATGAACCAGATGGTCGAGAAACTCAAGGCACTGTTTCAGGAGAGCACCGAGCGCAGTGAAAAGCTGCGCATCGAGTCGTATCAGGACAGCCTGACCGGGCTGTCGAACCGTCGTTATTTCGATATGCAGCTCAACGCGCACGTCAGCCATCTGGAGGACGGGCGCGCGGGGTATCTGATGCTGTTGCGGGTCAAGGACCTGGCCGGGCTGAACCAGCGTCTGGGTGGCAAGCGGACCGACGCGTTGCTGGTGGCGGTGGCCGAGCAGCTGGTGCGTCACTGCGAGAAGTATCCCGAAACCCGCAACCTGATCAGCCGCAGCCGTGGCGGTGAGTTTGCGGTGCTGGCGCCGGGCATGGTCCACCATGAGGCCGTGCAGTGGGTGCAGAATCTGGAGGCAGCGCTGCAGAGTCTTGAGGCCACTGGCGCTTCGGATGTTTCGCCGGTCGCGCACATGGGCCTGGCGCCGTACAGCCCGGGCGATGCCTCGCTGACCTTGCTGGCGTTGGCGGATCAGGCGTTGTCTCAGGCCGAAAGCGGCGGCGAGCAGTCTTGGTACTGCATCGAGCGCGGGGCGATTGGTGATCTGGGTGAGGATCAGCATGAGTGGCACAGGACGCTGGACCGGGCGCTGGCCCATGGGCGTTTTCAGCTGTTCTTTCAGCCGGTGGTGGCGTCTGGCGACGGGACGACCGTGTTGCATTACAAGGTGTTGTCGCGGCTGGTCGATGCGGACGGGGTGACGATTCCGGCGGGGCGTTTTCTGCCGTGGCTGGAGCGCTTTGGCTGGTCGAGCCGTCTGGATCTGCTGATGCTGCGGGAGGTGCTGGCGCATCTGGGTACTCACAATGAGCGGCTGGCGCTGAACCTGTCGGCGGCCACGCTTAACGATGCGGCGGCGATGAACGAAGTGTTCGCGGCGCTGCGTCAGCATCCCAAACTGGGCCCGCGCCTGACGCTGGAGATCGGCGAGGAGCAAGTGCCCGAGCAGGCGGTGCTGGAGAAGCTGACCCGACGCCTGCAAGAGGCCGGGTATTCGCTGGCGTTGCAGCGCTTTGGTGGGCGTTTCAGCATGATCGGCAACCTGGCGCATCTGGGGCTGGCGTATCTGAAGATCGATGGCGGTTACATTCGCGCGATTGATGAGGAAAGCCACAAGCGGTTGTTCATCGAAGCGGTCCAGCGCGCGGCGCACAGTATTGACCTGCCGTTGATTGCGGAACGGGTCGAGACCGAAGGCGAGCGCCGGGTGATTGTCGAGATGGGGATTGAAGGGGTGCAAGGGCGGTTGTTTGGCGATCCTGCGCCGTGGAAGTGA
- a CDS encoding YceK/YidQ family lipoprotein, whose product MKLWTAALMMATLSGCGTIKTLNDEKGAADTLARHSSNCQSIPRAYSGAVYQFCTLNAPPVSGPHWSAPTIALDMALSAVADTVLLPYTGYQQYQQGDIKVRRKQY is encoded by the coding sequence ATGAAGCTATGGACTGCAGCATTAATGATGGCAACCCTCTCAGGGTGCGGCACTATCAAGACCCTCAACGACGAGAAAGGGGCCGCGGACACATTGGCGCGACACAGCTCCAATTGCCAGTCCATCCCCCGTGCCTACAGCGGTGCGGTTTACCAGTTCTGCACCTTGAACGCTCCACCAGTTTCCGGCCCACACTGGTCTGCACCCACCATTGCATTGGACATGGCCCTTTCCGCGGTCGCCGATACCGTGCTGCTTCCCTATACGGGGTATCAGCAATACCAGCAGGGCGACATCAAGGTCCGACGTAAGCAGTACTGA
- the lapG gene encoding cysteine protease LapG — protein MATRPAQKRPGIWLLLALALTCTACVSYLHADWDFSLISRRAEALYGPLGAGRQRIDAWQNLLATEKQVSELDKLKVVNLFFNKQMRYAEDIDLWHEVDYWATPVESLIKGAGDCEDYAIAKYFSLRRLGVPSEKLLITYVKALRLNRAHMVLTYYSTPNAMPLVLDSLIDDIKPASERTDLLPVYAFNAEGLWLPGAQGNKKVSDTKRLSRWQDVLKKMTAEGFPAEPEN, from the coding sequence TTGGCGACACGCCCGGCTCAAAAGCGCCCTGGAATATGGCTGCTGCTGGCGCTTGCACTGACGTGCACGGCGTGTGTGAGCTATCTGCACGCGGATTGGGATTTTTCCCTGATCAGCCGGCGTGCCGAAGCGTTATATGGGCCGTTGGGGGCAGGGCGGCAGCGGATCGATGCCTGGCAGAACCTGCTGGCGACCGAGAAGCAGGTCAGCGAGCTGGACAAGCTGAAGGTCGTGAACCTGTTCTTCAACAAGCAGATGCGTTACGCCGAGGACATCGACCTGTGGCATGAGGTCGATTACTGGGCCACGCCGGTCGAGTCGCTGATCAAGGGGGCGGGGGATTGTGAGGATTACGCGATCGCCAAGTATTTCAGCCTGCGCCGCCTGGGCGTGCCGAGCGAGAAGCTGCTGATCACCTACGTCAAGGCGCTGCGCCTGAATCGCGCGCACATGGTGCTGACCTATTACTCGACCCCCAACGCGATGCCGTTGGTGCTCGACAGCCTGATCGATGACATCAAACCCGCCAGCGAACGCACGGACCTGTTGCCGGTGTATGCCTTCAACGCAGAAGGGCTTTGGTTGCCCGGCGCGCAGGGCAACAAGAAAGTGAGCGACACCAAGCGTCTGTCCCGTTGGCAGGACGTGCTGAAAAAAATGACCGCCGAAGGCTTCCCCGCCGAGCCCGAGAATTAG